In Nomascus leucogenys isolate Asia chromosome 6, Asia_NLE_v1, whole genome shotgun sequence, one DNA window encodes the following:
- the EMC4 gene encoding ER membrane protein complex subunit 4 isoform X1 — MTAQGSLVANRGRRFKWAIELSGPGGGSRGRSDRGSGQGDSLYPVGYLDKQVPDTSVQETDRILVEKRCWDIALGPLKQIPMNLFIMYMAGNTISIFPTMMVCMMAWRPIQALMAISATFKMLESSSQKFLQGLVYLIGNLMGLALAVYKCQSMGLLPTHASDWLAFIEPPERMEFSGGGLLL; from the exons ATGACGGCCCAGGGGAGCCTGGTGGCTAACCGAGGCCGGCGCTTCAAGTGGGCCATTGAGCTAAGCGggcctggaggaggcagcag GGGTCGAAGTGACCGGGGCAGTGGCCAGGGAGACTCGCTCTACCCAGTCGGTTATTTGGACAAGCAAGTGCCTGATACCAGCGTGCAAGAGACAGACCGGATCCTGGTGGAGAAG cGCTGCTGGGACATCGCCTTGGGTCCCCTCAAACAGATTCCCATGAATCTCTTCATCATGTACATGGCAGGCAATACTATCTCCATCTTCCCTACTATGATGGTGTGTATGATGGCTTGGCGACCCATTCAGGCACTTATGGCCATTTCAGCCA CTTTCAAGATGTTAGAAAGTTCAAGCCAGAAGTTTCTTCAGGGTTTGGTCTATCTGATTGGGAACCTGATGGGTTTGGCATTGGCTGTTTACAAGTGCCAGTCCATGGGACTGTTACCTACACATGCATCGGATTGGTTAGCTTTCATTGAGCCCCCTGAG